A single window of Vigna radiata var. radiata cultivar VC1973A chromosome 4, Vradiata_ver6, whole genome shotgun sequence DNA harbors:
- the LOC106758224 gene encoding receptor-like protein 12 isoform X2: protein MLSSYLRDGEEVVDAMYWRNMKSVRVCFLIFLLWETICSEGCRKEEKEALLGLRSLSDNSFSWDVDTDCCEWYGVDCNSSTGRITRLDLFNGWLRKPTEQYINYSDFSVFKDLKNLDLSNNNIVGCVGDAELPNLELLDMNGNKLNTAASIISCLDGLPSLKYLYLGFNRLTTSSLNHVFESLPPKLRSNLKALDISWNYLTNDILPYLEGLTSLKELYLGYNQLDSDLHFEGLWSKLRNVELLDLSGNNFNQTDIGSALSGLLSLNSLYLGYSKLTWRSIYNISKLSSLETLYLHENYLNESESIFYMLRPLKENEAFKWPTNLQHLDLSENSLSNRFLSSVMTLSHLQYLDLSENQFEGALDINGLKSLRRLDFLDLDGNMIDGNKLRESLGALSSSIRKLSISHNNLKGIIVSQDFHDLRNLEELTLDGNNNMKNEFFECIGNLTSLKALFLSFSHINGTLPVADWYKMKKLEELSLIDNGFEGFLPSSFVNMTSLRILDISQNNFIGRFDSSIATLTSLEHFGFIENQFEVPVSFFAFANHSNLKVILGEGNKIILDSQYNLHTWIPKFQLSVLRLSSNIQTSSFRLPKFLLYQKDLTTLYFNNLKLEGRFPHWLLENNTKMSEVIFRNCSLTDTMQLPLRPLPELHRIDVSKNIIIGEIPCKNISLIYPNLEYLNMSRNHIQGSIAREFGQLKSLLELDLSNNQLFGEISRDIFEAGQLNWLILSNNKFEGPIFTMPANLEFLSLNDNNFSGKLPSNIFNTSIISLDVSNNHLVGNIPSLLTNFSRLSELRMSNNHFEGFIPSKLAQLEDLRYLDLSQNNLTGLVPSFLNSSVKFIHLSNNHLTGLSKRMFNGNSPLVMLDLNYNEISGNIQDMMQDLSYTKLNFLLLKGNHINGDIPKQLCQLINLTILDLSDNEFFGEIPHCLGTMPFDSKNLDPLLKASKGSFFVEEYSEAPLSSLEPKKEKASFTSKRNTYMYIGSILGYMSGIDLSLNKLKGNIPNELGNLTRIRALNLSHNDLIGQIPDSFSSLVQMESLDISFNKLNGQIPPKLNILTSLEVLSVAHNNLSGPIPEWTNQFATFDESSYEGNPFLCGPPLLKSCNPSSTNISNDSNTDKDNGSFMDMYVFFVSFVVSYTLALLATTGALFINPYWRQAWFYYMELVTLNGYYFIMDNFCRFCNV, encoded by the exons ATGCTTTCCTCCTATTTAAGAGATGGAGAGGAAGTTGTTGATGCAATGTATTGGAGAAACATGAAGAGTGTGAGAGTGTGTTTCCTCATTTTCCTTTTATGGGAAACAATCTGCTCTGAAGGATGtaggaaagaagagaaagaagcaCTTTTGGGTCTACGTTCCCTTTCTGACAATTCTTTCTCATGGGACGTCGACACAGATTGCTGTGAATGGTATGGAGTGGACTGTAACTCTTCCACAGGGAGAATAACACGACTAGATCTTTTTAATGGCTGGTTGCGGAAGCCAACAGAGCAATATATAAATTACTCGGATTTTTCTGTCTTCAAAGATTTGAAGAACCTCGACTTGTCAAATAACAATATAGTTGGTTGTGTTGGGGATGCAG AGTTGCCAAATCTCGAACTCCTTGACATGAATGGTAACAAGCTGAACACGGCTGCCAGTATTATATCTTGTTTGGATGGCCTTCCATCTCTTAAGTATCTTTATTTAGGATTTAACAGGTTGACTACATCTTCATTAAACCACG TTTTTGAAAGCCTGCCGCCAAAGCTGCGTAGTAATTTGAAGGCCCTTGATATAAGTTGGAACTATTTGACTAATGACATCTTGCCATATCTTGAGGGATTAACATCTTTAAAGGAACTTTATTTGGGTTATAATCAATTGGACTCAGATCTTCACTTTGAAG GTTTATGGTCAAAATTGAGGAATGTTGAACTCCTTGACTTGTCCGGCAACAACTTCAACCAAACTGATATTGGCTCTGCTCTTAGTGGACTCTTATCCCTCAACTCTTTATATTTAGGATACAGTAAATTGACTTGGAGATCAATTTATA ATATTTCAAAATTGAGTTCTTTGGAGACCCTTTACTTACATGAGAACTACTTGAATGAGTctgaaagtatattttatatgttgagGCCTTTGAAAG aGAATGAGGCATTTAAATGGCCAACCAATTTACAACATCTAGACTTGAGTGAAAATAGTCTGAGCAACAGATTTCTTTCGTCTGTAATGACACTTTCTCATCTCCAATACCTTGATCTAAGTGAAAACCAATTTGAAGGAGCACTAGATATAAACG GTCTAAAAAGTCTCAGGAGATTGGATTTTCTTGATTTAGATGGGAATATGATAGATGGAAACAAACTAAGAGAATCATTAGGAGCTTTATCATCATCCATTAGAAAGCTTTCTATATCACACAATAACTTGAAAGGAATAATTGTATCTCAAG ATTTCCATGATTTAAGAAACCTAGAAGAATTGACATTGGATGGAAATAATAACATGAAGAATGAATTTTTTGAATGTATTGGAAACTTGACGTCCTTAAAagctttgtttctttcattctctCATATAAATGGCACCCTTCCCGTAGCAg ATTGGTATAAGATGAAGAAGCTAGAAGAGTTAAGCCTAATAGACAACGGATTTGAAGGATTTCTTCCTAGTTCTTTCGTTAACATGACATCTCTTCGGATATTGGATATTTCTCAAAATAACTTCATTGGAAGGTTTGACTCTAGCATTGCAACACTTACATCACTTGAACATTTTGGTTTTATAGAAAACCAATTTGAAGTTCCTGTTTCCTTTTTTGCATTTGCCAATCATTCAAACCTTAAAGTCATCTTAGGCGAAGGCAATAAAATCATATTGGACTCACAATACAATTTGCACACTTGGAttccaaaatttcaattaaGTGTGCTTAGGTTGTCTTCGAACATTCAAACTAGTTCTTTTCGACTCCCcaaatttcttctttatcaaaaaGATTTAACTACactatatttcaataatttgaaGTTGGAAGGAAGGTTTCCTCATTGGTTGTtggaaaacaacacaaaaatgagtgaagttatttttagaaattgttCTTTGACTGATACTATGCAATTACCATTGCGTCCCCTTCCTGAGTTACACAGAATTGATGTGtccaaaaatatcataattggTGAAATTCCATGCAagaatattagtttaatttatccAAATTTGGAATACCTAAACATGTCTAGAAACCACATCCAAGGTTCAATTGCTCGTGAGTTTGGCCAATTGAAGTCATTGTTGGAGTTGGATCTTTCAAACAACCAATTGTTTGGAGAAATATCACGTGACATATTTGAAGCTGGACAACTCAATTGGTTGATACTTTCAAATAATAAGTTCGAGGGGCCTATCTTTACAATGCCTGCTAATTTGGAGTTTTTGTCATTGAATGATAATAACTTTAGTGGTAAACTTCCGAGCAACATTTTTAACACATCCATCATTTCATTGGATGTAAGCAATAATCATTTGGTAGGAAACATTCCAAGCCTTTTAACAAATTTCTCAAGATTATCGGAACTTCGTATGTCTAATAACCACTTTGAAGGGTTCATTCCATCAAAATTGGCACAACTTGAAGATCTAAGATATTTGGATCTCTCCCAAAATAATTTGACTGGTCTTGTACCATCATTCCTAAATTCTTCTGTGAAATTTATCCATTTGAGCAATAATCATTTAACAGGATTGTCCAAAAGGATGTTCAATGGAAACTCCCCTTTAGTGATGTTAGACCTTAACTATAATGAAATATCTGGCAACATTCAAGATATGATGCAAGACCTTAGTTATACAAAGTTGaattttctccttttaaaaGGTAATCATATTAATGGGGATATACCTAAGCAATTATGTCAGTTGATAAATTTAACCATATTGGATCTTTCAGACAATGAATTTTTTGGAGAAATTCCTCATTGCTTGGGGACAATGCCTTTTGATAGTAAGAACCTTGATCCATTATTAAAAGCATCAAAGGGAAGCTTCTTTGTTGAAGAATATAGTGAAGCACCATTATCATCATTAGAGCctaagaaagagaaagcaagtTTCACTTCAAAGAGAAATACCTATATGTACATCGGAAGCATCCTTGGTTACATGTCTGGAATTGATTTATCCCTAAATAAACTAAAAGGAAATATTCCAAATGAGCTTGGAAACTTAACAAGAATCCGAGCATTGAATTTGTCTCATAATGATTTGATTGGACAAATTCCGGATTCTTTCTCAAGTTTGGTGCAAATGGAGAGTTTagatatttcttttaacaagtTGAATGGTCAAATTCCTCCTAAGCTCAATATCTTAACCTCACTTGAAGTATTAAGTGTGGCACACAACAATTTATCGGGCCCAATACCTGAATGGACAAACCAATTTGCCACATTTGATGAAAGTAGCTACGAAGGTAACCCATTCCTTTGTGGACCTCCACTACTAAAGAGCTGTAATCCATCTTCTACAAATATCTCAAATGACTCAAATACTGACAAAGATAATGGTAGTTTTATGGACATGTATGTCTTTTTTGTGAGTTTTGTTGTATCATACACATTAGCATTGTTAGCAACCACTGGAGCTCTATTCATCAATCCTTACTGGCGGCAAGCATGGTTTTACTACATGGAATTGGTCACTTTAAATGGTTACTACTTTATTATGGACAATTTTTGTAGATTTTGTAATGTGTGA
- the LOC106758224 gene encoding receptor-like protein 12 isoform X1: MLSSYLRDGEEVVDAMYWRNMKSVRVCFLIFLLWETICSEGCRKEEKEALLGLRSLSDNSFSWDVDTDCCEWYGVDCNSSTGRITRLDLFNGWLRKPTEQYINYSDFSVFKDLKNLDLSNNNIVGCVGDAELPNLELLDMNGNKLNTAASIISCLDGLPSLKYLYLGFNRLTTSSLNHVFESLPPKLRSNLKALDISWNYLTNDILPYLEGLTSLKELYLGYNQLDSDLHFEGLWSKLRNVELLDLSGNNFNQTDIGSALSGLLSLNSLYLGYSKLTWRSIYNISKLSSLETLYLHENYLNESESIFYMLRPLKENEAFKWPTNLQHLDLSENSLSNRFLSSVMTLSHLQYLDLSENQFEGALDINGLLTLSNLTHLDLSNNNIHNFVAHQGLKSLRRLDFLDLDGNMIDGNKLRESLGALSSSIRKLSISHNNLKGIIVSQDFHDLRNLEELTLDGNNNMKNEFFECIGNLTSLKALFLSFSHINGTLPVADWYKMKKLEELSLIDNGFEGFLPSSFVNMTSLRILDISQNNFIGRFDSSIATLTSLEHFGFIENQFEVPVSFFAFANHSNLKVILGEGNKIILDSQYNLHTWIPKFQLSVLRLSSNIQTSSFRLPKFLLYQKDLTTLYFNNLKLEGRFPHWLLENNTKMSEVIFRNCSLTDTMQLPLRPLPELHRIDVSKNIIIGEIPCKNISLIYPNLEYLNMSRNHIQGSIAREFGQLKSLLELDLSNNQLFGEISRDIFEAGQLNWLILSNNKFEGPIFTMPANLEFLSLNDNNFSGKLPSNIFNTSIISLDVSNNHLVGNIPSLLTNFSRLSELRMSNNHFEGFIPSKLAQLEDLRYLDLSQNNLTGLVPSFLNSSVKFIHLSNNHLTGLSKRMFNGNSPLVMLDLNYNEISGNIQDMMQDLSYTKLNFLLLKGNHINGDIPKQLCQLINLTILDLSDNEFFGEIPHCLGTMPFDSKNLDPLLKASKGSFFVEEYSEAPLSSLEPKKEKASFTSKRNTYMYIGSILGYMSGIDLSLNKLKGNIPNELGNLTRIRALNLSHNDLIGQIPDSFSSLVQMESLDISFNKLNGQIPPKLNILTSLEVLSVAHNNLSGPIPEWTNQFATFDESSYEGNPFLCGPPLLKSCNPSSTNISNDSNTDKDNGSFMDMYVFFVSFVVSYTLALLATTGALFINPYWRQAWFYYMELVTLNGYYFIMDNFCRFCNV; encoded by the exons ATGCTTTCCTCCTATTTAAGAGATGGAGAGGAAGTTGTTGATGCAATGTATTGGAGAAACATGAAGAGTGTGAGAGTGTGTTTCCTCATTTTCCTTTTATGGGAAACAATCTGCTCTGAAGGATGtaggaaagaagagaaagaagcaCTTTTGGGTCTACGTTCCCTTTCTGACAATTCTTTCTCATGGGACGTCGACACAGATTGCTGTGAATGGTATGGAGTGGACTGTAACTCTTCCACAGGGAGAATAACACGACTAGATCTTTTTAATGGCTGGTTGCGGAAGCCAACAGAGCAATATATAAATTACTCGGATTTTTCTGTCTTCAAAGATTTGAAGAACCTCGACTTGTCAAATAACAATATAGTTGGTTGTGTTGGGGATGCAG AGTTGCCAAATCTCGAACTCCTTGACATGAATGGTAACAAGCTGAACACGGCTGCCAGTATTATATCTTGTTTGGATGGCCTTCCATCTCTTAAGTATCTTTATTTAGGATTTAACAGGTTGACTACATCTTCATTAAACCACG TTTTTGAAAGCCTGCCGCCAAAGCTGCGTAGTAATTTGAAGGCCCTTGATATAAGTTGGAACTATTTGACTAATGACATCTTGCCATATCTTGAGGGATTAACATCTTTAAAGGAACTTTATTTGGGTTATAATCAATTGGACTCAGATCTTCACTTTGAAG GTTTATGGTCAAAATTGAGGAATGTTGAACTCCTTGACTTGTCCGGCAACAACTTCAACCAAACTGATATTGGCTCTGCTCTTAGTGGACTCTTATCCCTCAACTCTTTATATTTAGGATACAGTAAATTGACTTGGAGATCAATTTATA ATATTTCAAAATTGAGTTCTTTGGAGACCCTTTACTTACATGAGAACTACTTGAATGAGTctgaaagtatattttatatgttgagGCCTTTGAAAG aGAATGAGGCATTTAAATGGCCAACCAATTTACAACATCTAGACTTGAGTGAAAATAGTCTGAGCAACAGATTTCTTTCGTCTGTAATGACACTTTCTCATCTCCAATACCTTGATCTAAGTGAAAACCAATTTGAAGGAGCACTAGATATAAACG gaTTGTTGACTTTATCCAATTTGACGCATCTTGATCTAAGCAATAATAATATTCACAATTTTGTCGCCCATCAAG GTCTAAAAAGTCTCAGGAGATTGGATTTTCTTGATTTAGATGGGAATATGATAGATGGAAACAAACTAAGAGAATCATTAGGAGCTTTATCATCATCCATTAGAAAGCTTTCTATATCACACAATAACTTGAAAGGAATAATTGTATCTCAAG ATTTCCATGATTTAAGAAACCTAGAAGAATTGACATTGGATGGAAATAATAACATGAAGAATGAATTTTTTGAATGTATTGGAAACTTGACGTCCTTAAAagctttgtttctttcattctctCATATAAATGGCACCCTTCCCGTAGCAg ATTGGTATAAGATGAAGAAGCTAGAAGAGTTAAGCCTAATAGACAACGGATTTGAAGGATTTCTTCCTAGTTCTTTCGTTAACATGACATCTCTTCGGATATTGGATATTTCTCAAAATAACTTCATTGGAAGGTTTGACTCTAGCATTGCAACACTTACATCACTTGAACATTTTGGTTTTATAGAAAACCAATTTGAAGTTCCTGTTTCCTTTTTTGCATTTGCCAATCATTCAAACCTTAAAGTCATCTTAGGCGAAGGCAATAAAATCATATTGGACTCACAATACAATTTGCACACTTGGAttccaaaatttcaattaaGTGTGCTTAGGTTGTCTTCGAACATTCAAACTAGTTCTTTTCGACTCCCcaaatttcttctttatcaaaaaGATTTAACTACactatatttcaataatttgaaGTTGGAAGGAAGGTTTCCTCATTGGTTGTtggaaaacaacacaaaaatgagtgaagttatttttagaaattgttCTTTGACTGATACTATGCAATTACCATTGCGTCCCCTTCCTGAGTTACACAGAATTGATGTGtccaaaaatatcataattggTGAAATTCCATGCAagaatattagtttaatttatccAAATTTGGAATACCTAAACATGTCTAGAAACCACATCCAAGGTTCAATTGCTCGTGAGTTTGGCCAATTGAAGTCATTGTTGGAGTTGGATCTTTCAAACAACCAATTGTTTGGAGAAATATCACGTGACATATTTGAAGCTGGACAACTCAATTGGTTGATACTTTCAAATAATAAGTTCGAGGGGCCTATCTTTACAATGCCTGCTAATTTGGAGTTTTTGTCATTGAATGATAATAACTTTAGTGGTAAACTTCCGAGCAACATTTTTAACACATCCATCATTTCATTGGATGTAAGCAATAATCATTTGGTAGGAAACATTCCAAGCCTTTTAACAAATTTCTCAAGATTATCGGAACTTCGTATGTCTAATAACCACTTTGAAGGGTTCATTCCATCAAAATTGGCACAACTTGAAGATCTAAGATATTTGGATCTCTCCCAAAATAATTTGACTGGTCTTGTACCATCATTCCTAAATTCTTCTGTGAAATTTATCCATTTGAGCAATAATCATTTAACAGGATTGTCCAAAAGGATGTTCAATGGAAACTCCCCTTTAGTGATGTTAGACCTTAACTATAATGAAATATCTGGCAACATTCAAGATATGATGCAAGACCTTAGTTATACAAAGTTGaattttctccttttaaaaGGTAATCATATTAATGGGGATATACCTAAGCAATTATGTCAGTTGATAAATTTAACCATATTGGATCTTTCAGACAATGAATTTTTTGGAGAAATTCCTCATTGCTTGGGGACAATGCCTTTTGATAGTAAGAACCTTGATCCATTATTAAAAGCATCAAAGGGAAGCTTCTTTGTTGAAGAATATAGTGAAGCACCATTATCATCATTAGAGCctaagaaagagaaagcaagtTTCACTTCAAAGAGAAATACCTATATGTACATCGGAAGCATCCTTGGTTACATGTCTGGAATTGATTTATCCCTAAATAAACTAAAAGGAAATATTCCAAATGAGCTTGGAAACTTAACAAGAATCCGAGCATTGAATTTGTCTCATAATGATTTGATTGGACAAATTCCGGATTCTTTCTCAAGTTTGGTGCAAATGGAGAGTTTagatatttcttttaacaagtTGAATGGTCAAATTCCTCCTAAGCTCAATATCTTAACCTCACTTGAAGTATTAAGTGTGGCACACAACAATTTATCGGGCCCAATACCTGAATGGACAAACCAATTTGCCACATTTGATGAAAGTAGCTACGAAGGTAACCCATTCCTTTGTGGACCTCCACTACTAAAGAGCTGTAATCCATCTTCTACAAATATCTCAAATGACTCAAATACTGACAAAGATAATGGTAGTTTTATGGACATGTATGTCTTTTTTGTGAGTTTTGTTGTATCATACACATTAGCATTGTTAGCAACCACTGGAGCTCTATTCATCAATCCTTACTGGCGGCAAGCATGGTTTTACTACATGGAATTGGTCACTTTAAATGGTTACTACTTTATTATGGACAATTTTTGTAGATTTTGTAATGTGTGA
- the LOC106758224 gene encoding LRR receptor-like serine/threonine-protein kinase GSO2 isoform X3, with translation MNGNKLNTAASIISCLDGLPSLKYLYLGFNRLTTSSLNHVFESLPPKLRSNLKALDISWNYLTNDILPYLEGLTSLKELYLGYNQLDSDLHFEGLWSKLRNVELLDLSGNNFNQTDIGSALSGLLSLNSLYLGYSKLTWRSIYNISKLSSLETLYLHENYLNESESIFYMLRPLKENEAFKWPTNLQHLDLSENSLSNRFLSSVMTLSHLQYLDLSENQFEGALDINGLLTLSNLTHLDLSNNNIHNFVAHQGLKSLRRLDFLDLDGNMIDGNKLRESLGALSSSIRKLSISHNNLKGIIVSQDFHDLRNLEELTLDGNNNMKNEFFECIGNLTSLKALFLSFSHINGTLPVADWYKMKKLEELSLIDNGFEGFLPSSFVNMTSLRILDISQNNFIGRFDSSIATLTSLEHFGFIENQFEVPVSFFAFANHSNLKVILGEGNKIILDSQYNLHTWIPKFQLSVLRLSSNIQTSSFRLPKFLLYQKDLTTLYFNNLKLEGRFPHWLLENNTKMSEVIFRNCSLTDTMQLPLRPLPELHRIDVSKNIIIGEIPCKNISLIYPNLEYLNMSRNHIQGSIAREFGQLKSLLELDLSNNQLFGEISRDIFEAGQLNWLILSNNKFEGPIFTMPANLEFLSLNDNNFSGKLPSNIFNTSIISLDVSNNHLVGNIPSLLTNFSRLSELRMSNNHFEGFIPSKLAQLEDLRYLDLSQNNLTGLVPSFLNSSVKFIHLSNNHLTGLSKRMFNGNSPLVMLDLNYNEISGNIQDMMQDLSYTKLNFLLLKGNHINGDIPKQLCQLINLTILDLSDNEFFGEIPHCLGTMPFDSKNLDPLLKASKGSFFVEEYSEAPLSSLEPKKEKASFTSKRNTYMYIGSILGYMSGIDLSLNKLKGNIPNELGNLTRIRALNLSHNDLIGQIPDSFSSLVQMESLDISFNKLNGQIPPKLNILTSLEVLSVAHNNLSGPIPEWTNQFATFDESSYEGNPFLCGPPLLKSCNPSSTNISNDSNTDKDNGSFMDMYVFFVSFVVSYTLALLATTGALFINPYWRQAWFYYMELVTLNGYYFIMDNFCRFCNV, from the exons ATGAATGGTAACAAGCTGAACACGGCTGCCAGTATTATATCTTGTTTGGATGGCCTTCCATCTCTTAAGTATCTTTATTTAGGATTTAACAGGTTGACTACATCTTCATTAAACCACG TTTTTGAAAGCCTGCCGCCAAAGCTGCGTAGTAATTTGAAGGCCCTTGATATAAGTTGGAACTATTTGACTAATGACATCTTGCCATATCTTGAGGGATTAACATCTTTAAAGGAACTTTATTTGGGTTATAATCAATTGGACTCAGATCTTCACTTTGAAG GTTTATGGTCAAAATTGAGGAATGTTGAACTCCTTGACTTGTCCGGCAACAACTTCAACCAAACTGATATTGGCTCTGCTCTTAGTGGACTCTTATCCCTCAACTCTTTATATTTAGGATACAGTAAATTGACTTGGAGATCAATTTATA ATATTTCAAAATTGAGTTCTTTGGAGACCCTTTACTTACATGAGAACTACTTGAATGAGTctgaaagtatattttatatgttgagGCCTTTGAAAG aGAATGAGGCATTTAAATGGCCAACCAATTTACAACATCTAGACTTGAGTGAAAATAGTCTGAGCAACAGATTTCTTTCGTCTGTAATGACACTTTCTCATCTCCAATACCTTGATCTAAGTGAAAACCAATTTGAAGGAGCACTAGATATAAACG gaTTGTTGACTTTATCCAATTTGACGCATCTTGATCTAAGCAATAATAATATTCACAATTTTGTCGCCCATCAAG GTCTAAAAAGTCTCAGGAGATTGGATTTTCTTGATTTAGATGGGAATATGATAGATGGAAACAAACTAAGAGAATCATTAGGAGCTTTATCATCATCCATTAGAAAGCTTTCTATATCACACAATAACTTGAAAGGAATAATTGTATCTCAAG ATTTCCATGATTTAAGAAACCTAGAAGAATTGACATTGGATGGAAATAATAACATGAAGAATGAATTTTTTGAATGTATTGGAAACTTGACGTCCTTAAAagctttgtttctttcattctctCATATAAATGGCACCCTTCCCGTAGCAg ATTGGTATAAGATGAAGAAGCTAGAAGAGTTAAGCCTAATAGACAACGGATTTGAAGGATTTCTTCCTAGTTCTTTCGTTAACATGACATCTCTTCGGATATTGGATATTTCTCAAAATAACTTCATTGGAAGGTTTGACTCTAGCATTGCAACACTTACATCACTTGAACATTTTGGTTTTATAGAAAACCAATTTGAAGTTCCTGTTTCCTTTTTTGCATTTGCCAATCATTCAAACCTTAAAGTCATCTTAGGCGAAGGCAATAAAATCATATTGGACTCACAATACAATTTGCACACTTGGAttccaaaatttcaattaaGTGTGCTTAGGTTGTCTTCGAACATTCAAACTAGTTCTTTTCGACTCCCcaaatttcttctttatcaaaaaGATTTAACTACactatatttcaataatttgaaGTTGGAAGGAAGGTTTCCTCATTGGTTGTtggaaaacaacacaaaaatgagtgaagttatttttagaaattgttCTTTGACTGATACTATGCAATTACCATTGCGTCCCCTTCCTGAGTTACACAGAATTGATGTGtccaaaaatatcataattggTGAAATTCCATGCAagaatattagtttaatttatccAAATTTGGAATACCTAAACATGTCTAGAAACCACATCCAAGGTTCAATTGCTCGTGAGTTTGGCCAATTGAAGTCATTGTTGGAGTTGGATCTTTCAAACAACCAATTGTTTGGAGAAATATCACGTGACATATTTGAAGCTGGACAACTCAATTGGTTGATACTTTCAAATAATAAGTTCGAGGGGCCTATCTTTACAATGCCTGCTAATTTGGAGTTTTTGTCATTGAATGATAATAACTTTAGTGGTAAACTTCCGAGCAACATTTTTAACACATCCATCATTTCATTGGATGTAAGCAATAATCATTTGGTAGGAAACATTCCAAGCCTTTTAACAAATTTCTCAAGATTATCGGAACTTCGTATGTCTAATAACCACTTTGAAGGGTTCATTCCATCAAAATTGGCACAACTTGAAGATCTAAGATATTTGGATCTCTCCCAAAATAATTTGACTGGTCTTGTACCATCATTCCTAAATTCTTCTGTGAAATTTATCCATTTGAGCAATAATCATTTAACAGGATTGTCCAAAAGGATGTTCAATGGAAACTCCCCTTTAGTGATGTTAGACCTTAACTATAATGAAATATCTGGCAACATTCAAGATATGATGCAAGACCTTAGTTATACAAAGTTGaattttctccttttaaaaGGTAATCATATTAATGGGGATATACCTAAGCAATTATGTCAGTTGATAAATTTAACCATATTGGATCTTTCAGACAATGAATTTTTTGGAGAAATTCCTCATTGCTTGGGGACAATGCCTTTTGATAGTAAGAACCTTGATCCATTATTAAAAGCATCAAAGGGAAGCTTCTTTGTTGAAGAATATAGTGAAGCACCATTATCATCATTAGAGCctaagaaagagaaagcaagtTTCACTTCAAAGAGAAATACCTATATGTACATCGGAAGCATCCTTGGTTACATGTCTGGAATTGATTTATCCCTAAATAAACTAAAAGGAAATATTCCAAATGAGCTTGGAAACTTAACAAGAATCCGAGCATTGAATTTGTCTCATAATGATTTGATTGGACAAATTCCGGATTCTTTCTCAAGTTTGGTGCAAATGGAGAGTTTagatatttcttttaacaagtTGAATGGTCAAATTCCTCCTAAGCTCAATATCTTAACCTCACTTGAAGTATTAAGTGTGGCACACAACAATTTATCGGGCCCAATACCTGAATGGACAAACCAATTTGCCACATTTGATGAAAGTAGCTACGAAGGTAACCCATTCCTTTGTGGACCTCCACTACTAAAGAGCTGTAATCCATCTTCTACAAATATCTCAAATGACTCAAATACTGACAAAGATAATGGTAGTTTTATGGACATGTATGTCTTTTTTGTGAGTTTTGTTGTATCATACACATTAGCATTGTTAGCAACCACTGGAGCTCTATTCATCAATCCTTACTGGCGGCAAGCATGGTTTTACTACATGGAATTGGTCACTTTAAATGGTTACTACTTTATTATGGACAATTTTTGTAGATTTTGTAATGTGTGA